The following are encoded together in the Myxococcales bacterium genome:
- a CDS encoding DUF1565 domain-containing protein, giving the protein MCLTLWSCGSDDGAGGGGSGGASGGSGGAVGGAAGASGGSGGATGGSGGAGGASGGVGGAAGSGGSGGSGGSGGACGAITTFATGLTPTQELHVSASGDDATGDGSLPKPFKTIQKGAALAKPGTAVRIHAGTYSGGTYLSDLAGSVGAPIWIGGAPGEKKPIIDGGGEGVHLTKVRYLVLHDLEVKGSTQNGINVDDGGDYANAEATRFVSFVGLDIHDVGSGGNEDCLKLSGLDDFWIVDSKFARCGGAGSGSGIDHVGCHHGLIARSTFTQMSGNAVQAKGGSEDIEIRACSMQDAGERAVNMGGSTGFQFFRPPLSASSPNFEAKNIRVVASVISGSTAALAFVGCVDCLAANNTIVDPNNWILRILQETTTSGGYGFLPAADGRFVNNLVYFDRSALSTYVNVGANTQAASFQFSNNLWFAHDNPSQSAPTNLPAAEVAAVTGQDPGLANPASGDFSISATSPAAGKGKPLTEVTGDFTGKCYASTPSIGAFEPLP; this is encoded by the coding sequence GTGTGCCTGACGCTCTGGAGCTGTGGTTCCGACGATGGCGCAGGCGGCGGTGGCAGCGGCGGTGCAAGCGGCGGCAGCGGTGGCGCCGTGGGGGGTGCAGCTGGAGCGTCGGGTGGCAGCGGCGGGGCAACCGGCGGTAGCGGTGGCGCGGGCGGCGCGTCGGGTGGCGTGGGCGGCGCGGCGGGCAGCGGTGGCAGCGGTGGCAGCGGTGGCAGCGGCGGCGCGTGTGGTGCGATCACGACGTTCGCCACGGGGCTCACTCCGACTCAAGAGCTGCACGTGAGCGCGAGTGGTGACGATGCGACGGGTGACGGGTCGTTGCCAAAACCGTTCAAGACCATCCAGAAGGGCGCTGCGCTCGCCAAACCCGGGACGGCCGTGCGGATCCACGCGGGCACCTACAGCGGCGGTACCTACCTGAGTGATCTCGCCGGTTCGGTCGGCGCGCCAATCTGGATCGGCGGCGCGCCGGGCGAGAAAAAGCCCATCATCGACGGAGGAGGTGAGGGCGTGCACCTCACGAAAGTGCGCTACCTCGTGCTGCACGATCTCGAGGTAAAGGGCAGCACACAGAACGGCATCAACGTCGACGACGGCGGCGACTACGCCAACGCGGAAGCCACCCGCTTCGTGAGCTTCGTGGGGCTGGACATCCACGATGTCGGGTCCGGCGGCAACGAGGACTGCCTCAAGCTCAGCGGGCTCGACGACTTCTGGATCGTGGATAGCAAGTTCGCCCGTTGCGGCGGAGCGGGGTCCGGCAGCGGGATCGACCACGTTGGCTGCCATCACGGGCTCATCGCTCGCTCGACCTTCACACAGATGAGCGGTAACGCCGTCCAGGCGAAGGGTGGGAGTGAGGACATCGAGATCCGTGCGTGCTCGATGCAAGACGCCGGGGAGCGTGCGGTGAACATGGGCGGCTCGACCGGATTTCAGTTCTTCCGCCCACCGCTCTCCGCGAGCTCTCCGAACTTCGAAGCCAAGAACATTCGAGTCGTCGCCAGTGTCATTTCCGGCTCGACGGCGGCGCTGGCATTCGTGGGTTGCGTCGACTGCCTGGCCGCAAACAACACCATCGTCGATCCGAACAACTGGATCTTGCGCATCTTGCAGGAGACCACGACCAGCGGGGGGTACGGGTTCTTGCCCGCGGCAGACGGGCGCTTCGTGAACAACTTGGTCTACTTTGATCGCAGCGCGCTCTCGACCTACGTGAACGTGGGAGCAAACACCCAGGCGGCGAGCTTCCAGTTCTCGAACAACCTCTGGTTCGCGCACGACAACCCGAGCCAGTCGGCTCCCACGAACTTGCCGGCGGCCGAGGTTGCTGCGGTGACGGGGCAAGACCCCGGGCTCGCGAACCCGGCCAGCGGAGATTTTTCGATCTCGGCCACGAGCCCCGCAGCAGGCAAGGGAAAACCCCTGACTGAGGTCACCGGCGACTTCACCGGCAAGTGTTATGCGTCCACGCCGTCCATCGGCGCGTTCGAGCCTCTGCCCTGA